A genomic window from Sphingobacterium spiritivorum includes:
- a CDS encoding xylulokinase, translating to MLLLGIDLGTSSIKVSVVSADTQEIIVSVSYPEEEAEILSPQAGWAEQSPEVWWDYTIKAVLKAHESKKYDPREIRAIGLSYQMHGLIVVDKQDKVLRNAIIWCDSRSVAIGERAWEDMGKAQTLRQHLNSPGNFTASKLAWIKHNEPEIYDQIAKILLPGDFLTMKFTGEINTTVSALSEGIFWNFEKNDVSAAILDYFGFDRSLIPDINPVFSHHGTVKPEIAALLNLSADTVVSYKAGDQPNNALSLNVLNAGEVAATAGTSGVIYGVSDELTFDPQSRVNTFAHVNYLPDDIRTGILLCINGTGIQNSWIRKMMGTDLSYNEVNVLGKQAPAGSKGLKIFPFGNGAERMLNNKLIHSHIQQIDFNKHGKAEIVRASQEGIAFAFRYGLDILRENGLHPSVIRAGHTNLFLSPLFCDSFVNVTDTPVELFNNDGSVGAALGAGIGVGYYKESKEAFQHMKKISTIEPTQAALYEELYQEWKMLLSKLDV from the coding sequence ATGTTATTATTAGGAATTGATTTAGGAACCTCCTCTATAAAAGTGTCGGTAGTATCTGCTGATACGCAGGAAATCATAGTGTCGGTCAGCTATCCGGAAGAGGAAGCTGAAATTCTTTCGCCTCAGGCAGGTTGGGCTGAACAGTCCCCTGAAGTGTGGTGGGATTATACAATTAAAGCTGTTCTCAAAGCTCATGAAAGTAAAAAATATGATCCACGTGAAATCAGAGCGATAGGATTATCGTATCAGATGCATGGACTGATCGTGGTAGACAAGCAGGATAAGGTCTTACGAAATGCTATTATATGGTGTGACAGCCGGAGTGTAGCCATCGGGGAGCGTGCCTGGGAGGATATGGGCAAAGCACAAACGCTTAGACAGCATCTCAATTCACCCGGAAATTTTACGGCATCCAAATTAGCCTGGATCAAGCATAATGAACCTGAGATTTATGATCAGATTGCAAAGATTTTGCTACCGGGAGATTTTCTCACCATGAAGTTTACAGGAGAGATCAATACAACAGTAAGTGCTCTATCGGAAGGAATATTCTGGAATTTCGAAAAAAATGATGTTTCTGCAGCAATCCTGGATTATTTCGGATTTGACCGGTCACTTATTCCGGATATAAATCCGGTTTTCAGTCACCATGGTACTGTAAAACCTGAAATTGCAGCATTATTAAACTTGTCAGCTGATACTGTTGTTTCCTACAAGGCCGGAGATCAGCCCAACAATGCGCTTTCACTCAATGTATTGAATGCCGGGGAGGTAGCTGCGACAGCCGGCACTTCAGGTGTTATTTATGGGGTTAGTGATGAACTGACATTTGACCCCCAATCGAGAGTAAATACATTTGCTCACGTCAATTATCTGCCGGATGATATCAGGACGGGTATTCTGCTGTGTATAAATGGTACAGGTATACAGAATAGCTGGATCAGAAAAATGATGGGAACAGACCTTTCTTATAACGAAGTAAATGTGCTGGGAAAACAAGCACCGGCAGGAAGTAAAGGATTAAAAATATTTCCTTTCGGGAATGGTGCCGAACGAATGTTGAATAATAAGCTTATCCACAGCCACATCCAGCAGATCGATTTTAATAAACACGGTAAAGCCGAGATTGTACGTGCAAGTCAGGAGGGGATAGCTTTTGCATTCCGCTACGGACTGGATATTTTACGTGAAAATGGTTTACATCCTTCTGTTATCCGGGCCGGACACACCAATCTCTTTCTTAGTCCCTTATTCTGTGATTCATTTGTGAATGTCACGGATACTCCTGTAGAACTGTTTAATAATGACGGAAGTGTGGGGGCTGCATTAGGTGCCGGAATCGGAGTGGGCTACTATAAAGAGTCGAAGGAAGCTTTTCAGCATATGAAGAAAATCAGCACGATAGAACCGACTCAGGCTGCGTTATATGAAGAATTGTA
- a CDS encoding LacI family DNA-binding transcriptional regulator has translation MEKKPTIYDIAKALNITTSTVSRALNNSTLISKETKETVWKFAKKINYRPNKLASSLSSGKTNIIGVVIPSAQIQFFSAVINSLEQTLQQEGYNVLLYQTNESYKSELSGISTLLEAQVDGIIISPSLETYDFTHLDKAHKEGMPVILFDRVHDTLDLPSVSIDDEKAGYMATTHLIEKGYKKIGYISTDSTIQIFKARFEGYKRALKEHNYPYQEELTILDKMSIKGGMEGTRKMMQLKQRPDAIIGGDDFTALGIIKELSQLHITPPEVGVIGFANQTFSEFITPSLSTIDQQAVKMGKECANLFLKITNKKLAKNTIEKIVLPPLLVTRDSSGLS, from the coding sequence GTGGAAAAAAAACCTACTATCTACGATATAGCCAAGGCGCTCAACATTACGACATCTACCGTATCAAGAGCCCTGAACAACAGCACCTTAATAAGTAAAGAAACCAAAGAAACCGTTTGGAAATTTGCAAAGAAGATTAATTACCGTCCCAATAAACTGGCTTCTTCCTTAAGTTCGGGTAAGACCAATATTATAGGAGTAGTTATTCCAAGTGCACAAATTCAGTTTTTTTCGGCAGTGATCAATAGCCTGGAACAAACGCTTCAGCAGGAAGGCTACAACGTTCTGTTATATCAGACTAATGAATCTTATAAATCTGAATTAAGCGGCATAAGTACATTGCTGGAAGCACAGGTCGACGGAATCATTATTTCCCCCTCTCTGGAGACCTATGATTTCACGCATCTGGATAAAGCTCATAAGGAAGGTATGCCTGTTATTTTGTTTGACAGGGTACATGATACCTTAGATCTTCCCTCCGTCTCTATTGACGACGAAAAGGCCGGCTATATGGCCACAACTCATCTTATTGAAAAGGGGTATAAAAAGATCGGATACATTTCTACAGATTCTACAATTCAGATTTTCAAGGCCAGGTTTGAAGGTTATAAAAGAGCATTGAAAGAGCATAATTATCCTTATCAGGAAGAACTGACGATTCTCGATAAGATGTCTATCAAAGGGGGTATGGAAGGCACACGCAAGATGATGCAATTAAAGCAAAGACCTGATGCCATTATTGGTGGTGATGATTTTACGGCCTTGGGGATTATCAAAGAATTGTCCCAGCTTCATATTACCCCTCCTGAAGTAGGTGTCATTGGATTCGCCAATCAGACCTTTTCAGAATTTATAACTCCGAGTCTTTCGACGATAGATCAGCAGGCAGTTAAGATGGGAAAAGAATGTGCAAACCTGTTTTTAAAAATCACCAATAAAAAACTGGCTAAAAATACCATCGAAAAAATTGTTCTTCCGCCTCTACTGGTTACAAGAGACTCATCCGGGCTTAGTTAA
- a CDS encoding M16 family metallopeptidase → MIKTLKSITLVVFVALSGNVGFAQSQKYEWKENTEGGYKYRYVTNDPTQSRFYTLKNGLTVMLSPSKKVPRIQTYVVTKAGSKTDPKDHTGLAHYLEHLLFKGTDKYGSKDWAQEKPLLDKISALYEKYNSTTDETQRKEIYKEIDQVSGEAAKFAIANEYDKMMSGMGADGTNAYTSFEQTVYVEDIPNNVVDKFLAVQGERFRNPVFRLFHTELEAVYEEKNIGLDNDGRKTMEAMFEAMFANNNYGKQTVIGTVEHLKNPSLKAIREYFDTYYVPNNMGVVMSGDFDPTEIVKKIDATFGYMQPKKVPLYTFAAEKPITQPIVREVKGPNAEFLWLGFRFPGAATKDAQMLNLMGDILANGSAGLIDLDLVKSQKLLGAGAFVYSLKDYSMLILQANPAQGQSLDDVKQLVLAELTKLKKGDFSDDLITSIINNAKKGQISRNDSYSARANELVDAFVTGVDWTSQVSYLDNLSRITKKDIVDFANKYLNDQNYVAVYKRQGVDDKVVKVVKPAITPVSVNREDQSDFLKKVDMMPENAIQPVWLDYSKDVQKAKLFDTDVLAVQNKDNELFSLIYQYKIGKWNNKLLSLAAGYLEFLGTKDRSSEDFSKEFYKLASSFSVSSGNEETNISISGLNTNFDKTVSLIQDLVKNCVVDQAAFDSYIARLKKSRINAKENKGTIMEGLKAYAKYGANNPFNYTFTDAELDAIKAEDLVRLLHDFANMRHTVLYFGPKTSTALVAELKPLKVDRRAYTEVQEGTRFTELPIDRNQVLFANFNMKQAEVYWHRSSELYNNTLSPTVALFNNYFGGGMGSIVFQTIRESKALAYSTYAFYGQPYKKENHYMVGAYVGTQADKFNEAVIGMNELLNDLPESSKALEIAKVSLTKSLASDRITNSGILMSYLSAQRLGNTTDIRKSIYEKAPLLNYADLKAFHAKEMSHKPYVYCVVAQEDNIKDEDLQKLGEVKKLTLQEIFGY, encoded by the coding sequence ATGATAAAAACCTTAAAATCAATTACACTAGTTGTATTTGTCGCTTTGTCAGGTAACGTTGGCTTTGCACAATCACAAAAATATGAGTGGAAGGAAAATACGGAAGGTGGATATAAATACCGCTACGTAACAAACGATCCTACACAGTCCCGTTTCTACACGTTAAAAAACGGTTTAACCGTTATGCTGAGTCCAAGTAAGAAAGTGCCTCGTATACAAACCTATGTTGTTACGAAAGCAGGCAGTAAGACCGATCCTAAGGATCATACCGGACTGGCACATTATCTGGAACACCTTCTTTTCAAAGGTACGGATAAGTACGGTTCCAAGGATTGGGCTCAGGAAAAGCCTCTGTTGGATAAGATCAGTGCATTGTATGAAAAATATAATTCTACTACTGATGAAACTCAACGTAAAGAGATCTACAAAGAGATAGACCAGGTATCAGGAGAAGCTGCAAAGTTTGCGATAGCCAATGAGTATGATAAGATGATGAGTGGTATGGGTGCTGATGGTACCAATGCATATACTTCATTCGAACAGACCGTATATGTAGAGGATATTCCGAACAATGTGGTAGACAAATTTTTAGCTGTGCAGGGCGAGCGATTCAGAAATCCTGTATTCAGACTTTTCCATACAGAGCTGGAAGCTGTCTATGAGGAGAAAAATATTGGACTTGACAATGATGGCCGCAAAACGATGGAAGCTATGTTTGAAGCCATGTTTGCAAATAATAATTACGGAAAGCAAACGGTCATTGGTACAGTCGAACACCTGAAAAACCCTTCCTTGAAAGCTATACGTGAATATTTCGATACTTACTACGTTCCGAATAATATGGGGGTAGTCATGTCCGGAGATTTTGATCCGACAGAGATCGTCAAAAAGATAGATGCTACTTTCGGATATATGCAGCCTAAAAAAGTACCTCTTTATACCTTTGCTGCTGAAAAACCAATTACACAGCCTATTGTCCGTGAGGTAAAAGGACCCAACGCAGAATTCTTGTGGTTAGGTTTCCGGTTTCCGGGAGCAGCTACAAAGGATGCACAAATGTTAAACCTGATGGGGGATATTCTGGCAAACGGTTCTGCGGGTCTGATCGATCTGGATCTTGTCAAATCTCAGAAATTATTAGGGGCAGGAGCTTTTGTATATTCTTTGAAAGATTATTCCATGTTGATCCTTCAGGCAAATCCGGCTCAGGGTCAGTCTTTGGATGATGTAAAGCAACTGGTATTAGCAGAATTAACGAAATTAAAGAAAGGTGATTTTTCGGATGATCTGATCACATCAATTATCAATAATGCGAAAAAGGGGCAGATTTCCCGTAATGACAGTTATTCTGCAAGAGCAAACGAGTTAGTCGATGCTTTTGTGACTGGTGTAGACTGGACTTCTCAGGTGAGCTATCTGGATAATTTATCTAGAATAACCAAAAAAGATATTGTAGACTTCGCTAACAAGTATCTGAATGACCAGAATTACGTAGCCGTCTACAAGCGTCAGGGAGTAGACGACAAAGTGGTAAAAGTCGTAAAACCAGCAATTACCCCAGTTTCGGTAAACAGAGAAGATCAATCCGACTTTTTGAAAAAAGTGGATATGATGCCGGAGAACGCCATCCAGCCCGTATGGTTGGATTACAGTAAAGATGTGCAGAAAGCTAAATTGTTTGATACAGATGTGTTAGCTGTTCAGAATAAAGACAATGAACTGTTCAGCCTTATTTATCAGTACAAAATTGGTAAATGGAACAATAAACTTCTCTCTCTTGCAGCGGGTTATTTAGAGTTTTTGGGTACAAAGGACAGAAGCAGTGAAGACTTCAGTAAGGAATTCTATAAGTTGGCTTCCAGCTTTTCGGTCTCGTCCGGAAATGAAGAGACAAATATTTCTATATCCGGATTGAACACAAATTTTGATAAGACTGTGTCTCTGATACAGGATCTTGTTAAAAATTGTGTCGTTGATCAGGCTGCTTTTGATTCCTATATAGCAAGACTGAAAAAGTCCCGTATCAATGCTAAGGAAAATAAGGGGACGATTATGGAAGGACTGAAAGCGTATGCGAAGTATGGAGCTAACAATCCTTTTAACTATACATTTACGGATGCAGAGCTGGATGCTATTAAAGCAGAGGATTTGGTTCGGTTGCTACACGATTTCGCAAATATGAGACATACTGTTCTGTATTTCGGACCAAAGACTTCAACTGCTTTAGTGGCTGAATTGAAGCCGCTGAAAGTTGACCGGAGAGCCTATACAGAAGTTCAGGAAGGAACCAGATTTACAGAGTTGCCGATAGACCGTAATCAGGTATTGTTTGCTAATTTCAATATGAAACAGGCTGAAGTGTACTGGCACAGAAGTTCGGAATTATATAACAATACCCTGTCACCGACTGTAGCGTTGTTTAACAACTATTTTGGTGGCGGTATGGGTAGTATTGTATTCCAGACTATCCGCGAATCGAAAGCTTTGGCTTATTCCACTTACGCCTTTTACGGACAGCCTTACAAAAAAGAAAATCATTATATGGTGGGTGCTTACGTAGGTACACAAGCAGATAAATTTAATGAAGCTGTAATCGGAATGAATGAATTGCTTAATGATCTTCCGGAATCTTCCAAAGCATTGGAAATTGCGAAGGTCAGTCTGACGAAATCACTGGCAAGTGATCGCATTACAAATTCCGGTATTCTGATGAGTTACCTTTCGGCTCAGCGTCTTGGAAATACGACAGATATACGCAAAAGTATTTATGAAAAAGCTCCGTTGCTGAACTATGCTGATCTAAAGGCATTCCATGCTAAGGAAATGAGTCATAAGCCGTATGTATACTGTGTAGTGGCTCAGGAAGATAATATAAAAGATGAAGATCTTCAAAAACTTGGAGAGGTTAAAAAACTAACCTTACAGGAGATTTTCGGATACTAA
- a CDS encoding protein-disulfide reductase DsbD domain-containing protein has protein sequence MKHVFFTLLAILFLGGVAEAQILNPVKWTYAAKKINDKEAVLYMKAQIDKGWHIYSQNMAEGGPVKTKFTFKPGKEYGLIGKTLEPKSIAKFEDTFKMTVNYFEKEVIFQQKIKLNAKSPVVQGTVEFMVCDDKQCLPPEEIEFKIAIK, from the coding sequence ATGAAACATGTATTTTTCACTTTGTTGGCTATTCTCTTTTTGGGAGGAGTAGCTGAGGCGCAGATTCTGAATCCTGTAAAATGGACTTACGCTGCAAAAAAAATCAATGATAAAGAAGCTGTATTATATATGAAAGCCCAGATTGATAAAGGCTGGCATATCTACTCCCAGAATATGGCCGAGGGCGGTCCTGTGAAGACTAAATTTACCTTCAAGCCGGGGAAGGAATACGGTTTGATCGGAAAAACACTGGAACCAAAATCTATAGCAAAGTTTGAAGATACCTTTAAAATGACTGTCAATTATTTCGAAAAAGAAGTTATTTTTCAGCAGAAAATAAAGCTTAATGCAAAATCTCCGGTAGTTCAGGGTACTGTCGAATTTATGGTATGTGATGATAAGCAGTGTCTTCCTCCTGAAGAAATTGAATTTAAAATAGCAATTAAGTAG
- a CDS encoding aminopeptidase P family protein, which yields MNHLEKLAAIRGLMKEQGIDGYIIPSSDPHISEYLPERYKCIAWASGFTGSAGTLAITQDFAGLWTDSRYFVQADEQLAGTGFELVKLKVQGSAEYADWMAEKLPSAATVAFDGNLASLQVAQAVQQTLEPLGIRVNGQADLLSPLWTDRPSLPLAPAYLLEEEITGQSTASKLEAVRKALKKNRAEYHLVSSLDDLAWLFNIRGQDVPCNPVVLGFALISSSKATLFIEPSKLNEAAVSSLAQSGVEVRSYEEIFSAIDSLTDTTILIDPKRTCFAVYDRIPDTVKIIEKLNPSTALKAIKNNTEIAHTRQTMINDGVAMTKFFKWVEENIASGMLTELSIADKLRGFREAQEGFVDVSFNTIAGYLEHGALPHYSATEKSSSTLEAKGLLLVDSGGQYKTGTTDITRVISLGQITQEEKEDYTIVLKGTIEGSQAIFPVGTRGYQIDAITRRPIWQTLRNYGHGTGHGVGFFLNVHEGPQTFNPSNIDVPVDPGTITSIEPGLYRVGKHGIRIENLVLTKSLESSEFGDFLNFETLTICYIATDLIEKSLLDQSHIDWLNQYNQWVYAQVSPRLAEEEKVWLAEKCKTI from the coding sequence ATGAATCATCTAGAAAAATTGGCTGCAATCCGTGGATTAATGAAAGAGCAGGGAATTGATGGCTACATTATTCCTTCTTCTGATCCGCATATCAGCGAATATTTGCCGGAAAGATATAAATGCATCGCCTGGGCATCGGGTTTCACAGGTTCTGCAGGTACATTAGCGATTACTCAGGATTTTGCCGGGTTGTGGACTGACTCCCGTTATTTTGTACAGGCCGATGAACAATTAGCAGGTACAGGATTTGAGCTTGTCAAATTAAAGGTACAGGGGAGTGCGGAGTATGCCGACTGGATGGCTGAAAAGCTGCCTTCTGCGGCTACTGTTGCCTTTGACGGTAATCTGGCCTCTCTGCAGGTGGCTCAGGCAGTGCAACAGACATTAGAGCCTTTAGGTATCCGGGTAAATGGTCAGGCGGATCTGCTGTCACCACTCTGGACAGATCGTCCTTCTTTACCGCTGGCTCCGGCTTACTTACTTGAGGAAGAGATCACAGGTCAGTCTACTGCTTCCAAGCTGGAAGCGGTACGTAAAGCATTGAAAAAAAACAGAGCAGAATATCATCTGGTTTCATCGCTTGACGATCTGGCCTGGCTGTTTAATATTCGTGGCCAGGATGTACCCTGCAATCCAGTAGTACTTGGATTTGCATTGATATCAAGCTCTAAGGCAACTTTGTTTATTGAACCCTCCAAACTGAATGAAGCTGCGGTATCTTCTTTAGCTCAGTCGGGTGTTGAAGTTCGCTCGTACGAAGAAATATTCAGCGCCATAGATTCTCTGACAGATACGACTATCCTTATTGATCCTAAGCGTACATGTTTTGCAGTGTACGACCGTATCCCGGATACAGTCAAGATTATCGAAAAACTGAATCCATCAACTGCGCTCAAAGCGATCAAGAATAATACGGAAATAGCCCATACCCGCCAGACCATGATCAATGATGGTGTAGCTATGACAAAATTTTTTAAATGGGTAGAAGAAAATATCGCTTCCGGTATGCTGACCGAACTTTCCATTGCAGATAAGCTGAGAGGATTCAGAGAAGCTCAGGAAGGTTTTGTGGATGTGAGTTTTAATACCATAGCAGGATATCTGGAACATGGTGCTCTGCCTCATTATTCCGCAACGGAGAAAAGCAGTTCTACACTGGAAGCAAAAGGACTTTTGCTGGTAGATTCAGGAGGTCAGTATAAAACGGGCACTACAGATATAACAAGGGTAATCTCTCTTGGACAGATTACGCAGGAAGAGAAAGAAGATTATACAATTGTATTGAAAGGTACAATAGAAGGTTCGCAGGCTATATTTCCGGTAGGTACCCGCGGATATCAGATCGATGCCATTACACGTCGCCCTATCTGGCAAACCCTGCGTAACTATGGCCACGGAACGGGACATGGAGTAGGATTTTTCTTAAATGTACACGAGGGACCGCAGACATTCAACCCTTCTAATATAGATGTACCAGTAGATCCGGGAACTATTACTTCTATCGAACCCGGATTGTACAGGGTGGGAAAACATGGTATTCGAATTGAAAATCTGGTCCTTACTAAAAGCCTGGAATCGAGTGAATTTGGGGATTTCCTCAATTTTGAAACATTAACTATCTGTTATATTGCTACAGATCTTATCGAAAAATCCTTGCTGGATCAATCACATATAGACTGGTTGAATCAATATAACCAATGGGTATATGCGCAAGTCTCTCCAAGACTGGCAGAAGAAGAAAAAGTATGGTTAGCTGAAAAGTGTAAGACTATCTAA
- the dacB gene encoding D-alanyl-D-alanine carboxypeptidase/D-alanyl-D-alanine endopeptidase, which translates to MKRLFFRTLLLTLCANTFMINIFAQDPKAIQQAYSTFEQQANLRYGIASLTVLDSKTGNVIFSKNGQTGLPTASTLKVITSATALDLLGSNFTFKTKLYYTGEIDSLGTLKGNIVIEGGGDPTLASSRFEGMNEETLLNKWVYAIQNAGIKCVEGSIIGDDRFFNGNTVPGGWIWTDIGNYYGAGVSGLNWRENSVGVQFKAGNTAGSKATLTSLTVDSSYLDIHNETLTGSKGSGDNVYAYSAPYSTRIYIRGTYGLDLKKTIEIAVPDPAFDAAFQLQKSLRRAGILTENEPLTGKQLSERGETIAKDRKELDVHESPKMQDIVYWFNQKSINLYGETLLKTIGMYSGQKIETADAADMVKKFWKAKLNIPEGELNIVDGSGLSPQNRVTSLAMAKIMNYAKTRNWYDIFYKSLPTYNEMKMKSGTIGGVLGYTGYHTSKAGQEYTFTLLVNNYEGSGSAMRKSMFGLLDILK; encoded by the coding sequence ATGAAGAGACTATTTTTTCGAACACTACTCCTGACACTCTGTGCAAATACATTCATGATCAATATTTTTGCGCAGGACCCGAAGGCAATTCAGCAAGCTTACAGCACTTTTGAACAGCAAGCCAATCTCAGGTATGGCATAGCATCACTGACCGTATTAGATTCCAAAACAGGAAATGTTATCTTTTCTAAAAACGGCCAGACCGGACTTCCTACAGCTTCCACACTCAAAGTCATCACCTCAGCTACAGCTTTAGATCTTTTGGGTTCAAATTTCACGTTCAAAACAAAGCTGTATTACACGGGCGAAATTGACAGTCTGGGTACTTTAAAAGGAAATATTGTTATTGAAGGAGGAGGTGACCCCACTCTGGCCAGCTCGAGGTTTGAAGGAATGAACGAAGAGACGTTACTGAATAAATGGGTCTACGCCATCCAGAATGCAGGGATCAAATGCGTAGAAGGAAGTATTATCGGTGATGACCGGTTTTTCAATGGCAATACCGTTCCGGGAGGATGGATCTGGACAGACATCGGCAATTACTATGGCGCAGGAGTATCGGGGCTCAATTGGAGAGAAAACAGTGTCGGTGTACAATTTAAAGCCGGAAATACTGCAGGTTCAAAGGCGACACTAACCTCGCTTACTGTGGACTCCTCTTACTTAGACATTCACAATGAAACATTAACAGGTTCAAAAGGATCCGGAGATAATGTATACGCTTATTCTGCCCCGTATTCAACCCGGATTTATATCAGAGGCACATATGGTCTGGATCTTAAAAAAACAATAGAAATTGCAGTTCCCGATCCGGCATTCGATGCAGCTTTTCAATTGCAAAAATCTTTGCGAAGAGCCGGTATACTGACCGAAAACGAACCTCTTACCGGCAAACAGCTGTCAGAAAGAGGTGAAACTATAGCGAAAGACAGAAAAGAACTCGATGTGCACGAATCGCCGAAGATGCAGGATATCGTATACTGGTTCAATCAGAAAAGTATCAATCTGTACGGAGAGACATTATTAAAAACCATTGGTATGTATAGCGGACAAAAGATCGAGACAGCTGATGCGGCAGATATGGTGAAAAAATTCTGGAAGGCAAAACTGAATATCCCGGAAGGGGAACTTAACATCGTTGATGGTTCAGGATTATCTCCGCAAAACAGAGTAACTTCACTCGCAATGGCTAAAATAATGAACTACGCCAAAACGCGTAACTGGTATGACATTTTTTACAAAAGTCTGCCCACATACAATGAGATGAAGATGAAAAGCGGGACTATAGGAGGTGTACTGGGGTATACCGGATATCACACCTCCAAAGCAGGACAGGAATATACCTTTACCCTGTTAGTCAATAACTATGAGGGATCGGGATCGGCTATGCGCAAGTCTATGTTCGGCTTACTCGACATCCTGAAGTAA